From one Microlunatus sp. Gsoil 973 genomic stretch:
- a CDS encoding glycoside hydrolase family 3 C-terminal domain-containing protein: MIKIGGAGVMGTLRNLFLFPPAPLEELAQAPEAQFDFDPGYTPAEAALTAKRSDVVIIFGIRVEGEGFDSADLSLPWGQDAVIDAVASANPNTIVVLQTGNPASMPWRDKVRAIMQAWYPGQAGGQAIVEVITGAVNPSGRLPITYPESLDQTPRPELPGLGTPWAQL; the protein is encoded by the coding sequence GTGATCAAGATCGGTGGCGCAGGTGTCATGGGTACGCTCCGCAACTTGTTCCTCTTCCCGCCGGCTCCCCTCGAGGAGTTGGCGCAAGCGCCGGAGGCACAGTTCGATTTCGATCCTGGCTATACACCGGCGGAGGCCGCGTTGACGGCCAAGCGCTCGGACGTGGTGATCATCTTCGGGATCCGGGTCGAGGGCGAGGGCTTCGACAGCGCCGATCTCTCGCTGCCATGGGGCCAGGACGCGGTGATCGACGCGGTCGCCTCCGCCAACCCGAACACGATTGTGGTGCTGCAGACCGGGAATCCGGCCTCGATGCCGTGGCGCGACAAGGTACGGGCGATCATGCAGGCGTGGTATCCCGGCCAGGCCGGCGGCCAGGCGATCGTCGAGGTGATCACCGGGGCGGTGAACCCGTCCGGCCGGTTGCCGATCACCTACCCGGAGAGTCTTGATCAAACACCGCGACCCGAGCTGCCCGGCCTCGGGACGCCGTGGGCACAGCTGTGA
- a CDS encoding fibronectin type III-like domain-contianing protein: MTIDYNEGAEVGYRWFAKTGAKPMYAFGHGLSYTTFAYDNLQVEGGDTISATFTVTNTGQRAGADVPQLYLTDAAGEERMRLLGFERVELEPGESRSVSLTADPRLIGRFDGQAGRWRITEGTYSVALGKAADALELTAETTLPEAIFGR, from the coding sequence GTGACGATCGACTACAACGAAGGGGCGGAGGTCGGCTATCGCTGGTTTGCCAAGACGGGCGCGAAGCCGATGTACGCCTTCGGTCATGGGTTGAGCTATACGACGTTCGCCTACGACAACCTCCAGGTCGAAGGTGGCGACACCATCAGCGCAACCTTCACCGTCACGAACACCGGCCAGCGGGCAGGCGCCGACGTCCCCCAGCTGTATCTGACCGACGCGGCCGGCGAGGAGCGGATGCGGCTGCTCGGGTTCGAGCGGGTGGAGCTCGAACCCGGGGAATCCCGCAGCGTGAGTCTGACCGCAGACCCGCGGCTGATCGGCCGCTTCGACGGACAGGCCGGGCGGTGGCGCATCACCGAAGGGACCTACAGCGTCGCGCTCGGCAAGGCCGCCGACGCGCTCGAACTCACGGCGGAGACGACGTTGCCCGAGGCGATCTTCGGCAGGTGA
- a CDS encoding AraC family transcriptional regulator, with amino-acid sequence MANRDAHDQEYWSADGLMPQVAASVVGYTARSPRPTLHRGAPSPHVTLVITLDQPVVTGWSVEEAFGTAPTRVDIATAGLHLTPAYIRQPQEQSGIQIALHLPAARSILGLRASELCSGTYEGVDVVGREIGRLRARLIDTTDWPTRFGLVRQFLQDRTDRADDGPRMRTELAEAWAWLGRHRGAGRIAGLAGHVMLSERQLHSLFTAEFGIGPKRFNRLLRFQRAKRLIGYGVDHGRVDLAGIAADCGYADQSHLTRDFRSFVGIGPTRWVDEEYGGMVPGGMVPEESAETFYRRTTADEHP; translated from the coding sequence ATGGCCAACCGTGACGCTCACGATCAGGAGTACTGGAGCGCTGACGGCCTGATGCCCCAGGTCGCGGCCTCAGTCGTCGGCTACACGGCGCGCAGCCCGCGTCCGACATTGCACCGTGGCGCGCCGTCGCCGCACGTGACGTTGGTGATCACGCTTGATCAGCCGGTCGTCACGGGGTGGTCGGTGGAGGAGGCATTCGGTACGGCCCCGACCCGGGTCGACATCGCCACGGCAGGCCTGCACCTGACGCCGGCCTACATCCGGCAGCCGCAGGAACAGTCGGGTATCCAGATCGCTCTGCATCTCCCGGCTGCACGGTCGATCCTCGGGCTGCGTGCCTCAGAGTTGTGCTCCGGCACCTACGAAGGAGTCGATGTCGTTGGTCGGGAGATCGGCCGACTCCGCGCCAGGCTGATCGACACCACCGACTGGCCCACCCGCTTCGGCCTGGTGCGGCAGTTCCTGCAGGATCGGACTGACCGTGCGGATGACGGACCCCGGATGCGGACCGAGCTTGCCGAGGCCTGGGCCTGGCTTGGCAGGCATCGCGGCGCCGGCCGGATCGCGGGGCTGGCCGGCCACGTGATGCTCAGTGAGCGCCAGTTGCACTCGCTGTTCACCGCAGAGTTCGGGATCGGGCCGAAGCGTTTCAACCGGCTGCTCCGGTTCCAGCGGGCCAAACGGCTGATCGGGTACGGCGTCGATCATGGTCGAGTTGATCTTGCCGGTATCGCAGCCGACTGTGGTTATGCCGACCAATCGCACCTGACCCGTGACTTCAGATCGTTCGTCGGCATCGGGCCGACTCGTTGGGTCGACGAGGAGTACGGCGGCATGGTTCCGGGCGGGATGGTCCCGGAGGAATCCGCCGAAACGTTCTATCGGCGGACGACGGCTGATGAGCATCCTTGA
- a CDS encoding VOC family protein, protein MDEIHDRAVAAGARIIQPLENPDYGGRTFSCADPEGNLWSFGSYRGEPVQPS, encoded by the coding sequence GTGGATGAGATTCACGACCGGGCTGTCGCCGCCGGCGCGCGGATCATCCAGCCACTGGAGAACCCCGACTACGGTGGACGAACCTTCTCCTGCGCCGACCCCGAAGGCAACCTGTGGTCCTTCGGCTCCTACCGGGGCGAGCCGGTGCAGCCGTCCTGA
- a CDS encoding helix-turn-helix transcriptional regulator → MVEGEDPSEAFDRADLTGHHLNWAARALGTAIGQLRAGQPADTALAEADHHLRNTPFWAHLLRTVIAPAVYRSAMRSAAEGWLREADAFFGAAGERPLQHHVRQTLAAIGAKVPRTTASVPAHLVRFGITAREAEILQLVNAGLTNNDIAEQLFISNRTVETHISSMLAKTGAERRDQLPST, encoded by the coding sequence GTGGTCGAAGGCGAGGACCCATCCGAGGCGTTCGACCGTGCCGACCTGACCGGCCACCACCTCAACTGGGCCGCTCGAGCCCTCGGCACCGCCATCGGACAACTCAGAGCCGGCCAGCCCGCCGACACCGCCCTCGCCGAGGCAGACCACCACCTGCGCAACACACCGTTCTGGGCCCACCTGCTGCGCACCGTCATCGCCCCCGCGGTCTACAGATCCGCGATGCGCTCGGCAGCGGAAGGCTGGCTACGCGAAGCCGACGCATTCTTCGGCGCCGCAGGAGAACGCCCCCTGCAACATCACGTACGCCAGACCCTGGCCGCGATCGGCGCCAAAGTCCCCCGGACCACCGCCTCCGTGCCGGCCCACCTCGTCCGATTCGGCATCACCGCTCGGGAAGCCGAAATTCTTCAACTGGTCAACGCCGGCCTCACCAACAACGACATAGCAGAGCAACTGTTCATATCGAACCGAACCGTCGAGACACACATCAGCAGCATGCTGGCAAAGACCGGCGCCGAACGCCGCGACCAACTGCCCTCAACCTAG
- a CDS encoding AAA family ATPase — MASDLPLVARDRELSAVTALIESVADGHGQGVLITGEAGIGKTRLLREARTAAEQRGLLVLTGRAIESGGAYRPLVEAFGHPAAPFATHPDLAGIRPALARVLPGWVAENAILAPMADPTAVLATALTLLLQTMAPTGAVLILDDLQWADPDTLATLSSLADSIDNTPLALVAATRGDTPTEPALQQLGGRHNIKELPLRRLTPTEVAEALRGSDLRRLSVDMEQFVNLVDGLPLIMDEFVRQIQDGRSEIGLLGTSSTFSSAVRHRLAGLPSDCRLVLDALSVVGDTDAEVLIATTGLDRQRLGPALHAGLASTLLVPSANSLGVGWRHILIREVVSDLLLPMERQTIGVRAADRLADGSASGDGQLRHAARLYELAGDSDRAAEQLLRAARLAVTNGALDVALEYLSDAQRLTGDIPDSAQQVVIERIQTLCLAGRAGDAYDSGMAALNNVRNSGSRGLLAAVVRAAYMAGLYQEGRELLARLETESKTVDAQLMVLQAEDAIDDDRPDAFDLSRRAAVQAQQEDRIDLACEALMIAGWAATLLNIRQSEQQFRKALELSRQKGLLLWEVRATWGLATLDTITDSDPAPLEQARSLATTAGMVGLGATIDSGIGQVELRRKGFVAAYPMIVEADRQARQLRLLDVHTTAYGRVLDCCLLADQPLPDPTDPEQAGNIDAAIADVMRLETEIGSLCGFTVKSALGARAWLDGDTRSAIRLINEDNQRYDNANKMSPW; from the coding sequence ATGGCTTCGGACCTCCCGTTGGTGGCCCGGGATCGGGAACTTTCGGCGGTTACCGCGCTGATCGAATCCGTCGCGGACGGGCACGGCCAAGGCGTTTTGATCACCGGTGAGGCGGGCATCGGAAAGACCCGCCTTCTGCGTGAGGCGCGGACCGCGGCCGAACAACGAGGGCTGCTGGTCCTCACCGGCCGAGCAATCGAATCCGGCGGCGCCTACCGACCGCTGGTAGAGGCCTTCGGCCATCCCGCCGCCCCATTCGCCACCCACCCCGATCTGGCCGGCATACGCCCGGCACTGGCTCGAGTACTGCCGGGCTGGGTCGCCGAAAACGCAATCCTGGCACCGATGGCCGATCCAACCGCCGTACTGGCCACCGCCCTGACCCTGCTCCTGCAGACCATGGCCCCGACCGGGGCGGTACTGATCCTCGACGACCTGCAATGGGCCGATCCAGACACTCTCGCAACGCTGTCATCCCTGGCCGACTCGATCGACAACACGCCACTCGCGCTGGTCGCCGCCACCCGCGGCGACACGCCAACCGAGCCAGCCCTCCAACAGCTGGGAGGCAGACACAACATCAAGGAGCTGCCGCTACGCCGGCTCACCCCGACCGAAGTGGCCGAGGCCCTGCGGGGAAGCGATCTGCGTCGGTTGTCGGTGGATATGGAACAGTTCGTCAATCTTGTCGACGGGCTCCCGCTGATCATGGACGAGTTCGTCCGCCAGATCCAGGATGGTAGGTCCGAGATCGGCTTATTGGGAACCAGCTCGACTTTCAGTTCCGCGGTTCGGCACCGACTGGCCGGCCTGCCATCGGACTGCCGACTGGTGCTGGACGCGCTGTCAGTCGTCGGCGACACAGACGCCGAGGTTCTCATCGCGACCACCGGGTTGGACCGCCAGCGTTTGGGTCCGGCACTGCACGCCGGGTTGGCCAGCACACTGCTGGTTCCCTCCGCAAACTCCCTCGGTGTCGGCTGGCGCCACATCTTGATACGTGAGGTGGTCAGCGACCTGTTGCTGCCGATGGAACGACAGACCATCGGAGTGCGTGCTGCCGATCGGCTGGCCGACGGATCGGCCAGCGGCGACGGCCAGTTGCGGCACGCCGCACGCCTGTATGAGTTGGCCGGGGACAGCGACCGGGCCGCCGAACAATTGCTCCGCGCCGCCCGGCTGGCGGTCACCAACGGAGCTCTTGACGTTGCCCTTGAGTATCTGTCCGATGCGCAACGGCTGACCGGCGACATCCCCGACAGCGCACAACAAGTGGTGATCGAACGCATCCAGACACTCTGTCTCGCCGGGCGAGCCGGAGACGCCTACGACAGCGGCATGGCCGCATTGAACAACGTCAGGAATTCTGGCTCTCGGGGGCTTCTCGCCGCCGTCGTCCGGGCCGCCTATATGGCCGGCCTCTATCAAGAGGGCAGAGAACTACTGGCCAGGCTGGAGACGGAAAGCAAAACCGTCGATGCCCAGCTGATGGTTCTGCAGGCCGAAGACGCCATCGACGACGACCGTCCCGATGCCTTCGATCTCAGTCGCCGTGCGGCGGTCCAGGCACAACAGGAAGACCGCATCGATCTCGCGTGCGAAGCGTTGATGATCGCCGGTTGGGCGGCGACGTTGCTCAACATCCGCCAATCCGAGCAACAGTTCCGCAAGGCGCTGGAACTCAGCCGGCAAAAAGGACTCTTGCTTTGGGAAGTCAGGGCGACCTGGGGACTCGCGACGCTCGACACGATCACCGACTCCGACCCTGCGCCTCTGGAACAAGCGCGCAGCCTCGCGACAACCGCCGGCATGGTCGGACTCGGCGCCACGATCGATAGCGGCATCGGGCAAGTCGAGCTGCGACGAAAGGGGTTTGTGGCGGCCTATCCGATGATCGTGGAGGCCGACAGGCAGGCTCGTCAGTTACGCCTCCTCGACGTCCACACCACGGCCTATGGCCGTGTTCTCGATTGCTGTCTGCTCGCCGACCAGCCCCTGCCCGACCCAACCGACCCGGAGCAGGCGGGCAACATCGATGCGGCCATCGCCGACGTGATGCGGCTGGAGACCGAAATAGGGTCACTCTGTGGCTTTACCGTCAAGTCCGCGTTGGGCGCGCGAGCTTGGCTCGATGGCGACACCCGGTCAGCCATCCGGCTGATCAATGAGGACAATCAGCGATACGACAACGCGAACAAGATGTCGCCCTGGTGA
- a CDS encoding SH3 domain-containing protein: MRKAGAVTALLAATGTAVAVGTAQLASANSATATAGVNIRSGPGTSYRIVGGLATGQRITAVGKPHNGWVKVQFNGSTAYVSAQYLDLKSGSASAGPASIYTKGSKIATAALNVRQGPSLGAKVIGYVAQGQNVTLTGKQSRGFAEMLYGGQRAWVSAQYLASSMSALPKDTGSRYATADLLIRTSTDPDFKIITTVKRGTELQTTGATRNGYAQIVFQNAIRWVTAKYLSNQTVTGPTPSRPADSGGSTKGHSSSKPAKQDPRPAPSTRLPKIIGTRYATTELIIRTTSGSDFKSITDVPTGTKLSITGKISNGKAQIVYGNSVRWVTAQYLSTTKPRQQDAPDGPTLPKIIGTRYATTELIIRSKSTANYKAYGTVPAGTKLSITGAYKHQRAQIVYRNAVRWVTAEYLSKSKPSKPSNPGDGAPVASSNKGKVALAYAKAQLGKPYVFGGDGPNSFDCSGLVMRAWQAAGVNLPRTTYDQFDASPHVSMSNVKVGDLVFFYGPNPSHVGIYAGNGQVINAPRPGKTVEYTPISYMPVAGVTRPG; the protein is encoded by the coding sequence ATGCGCAAAGCCGGTGCGGTGACTGCGTTGCTGGCGGCGACCGGCACAGCGGTTGCGGTCGGCACGGCCCAGTTGGCCTCAGCGAATTCGGCGACGGCCACGGCCGGAGTGAACATCCGCTCCGGGCCGGGAACCAGTTACCGGATCGTCGGAGGCCTCGCCACCGGGCAGCGGATCACTGCTGTCGGCAAACCCCACAACGGCTGGGTCAAGGTCCAGTTCAACGGATCGACCGCCTACGTGTCGGCGCAGTATCTGGACCTGAAGTCCGGCAGCGCGTCCGCCGGGCCGGCGAGCATCTACACCAAGGGCAGCAAGATCGCCACGGCCGCGCTGAACGTGCGCCAGGGGCCGAGTCTCGGCGCCAAGGTGATCGGCTATGTCGCACAGGGCCAGAACGTCACACTGACCGGCAAGCAGTCCAGGGGCTTCGCCGAGATGCTCTACGGTGGCCAGCGGGCCTGGGTGTCCGCGCAGTATCTGGCGAGCTCGATGAGCGCCCTGCCTAAGGACACCGGCTCGCGTTACGCCACCGCCGACCTGTTGATCAGGACCAGCACCGATCCCGACTTCAAGATCATCACGACGGTCAAGCGGGGCACCGAGCTGCAGACCACCGGCGCCACCCGGAACGGTTACGCGCAGATCGTCTTCCAGAACGCCATTCGTTGGGTCACCGCGAAGTACCTGTCGAACCAGACTGTCACCGGCCCTACTCCGAGCAGGCCGGCCGACTCCGGTGGTTCGACCAAGGGCCACTCCTCCTCCAAACCGGCGAAACAGGATCCGCGGCCGGCGCCGTCGACCCGGCTGCCCAAGATCATCGGCACTCGGTACGCCACCACCGAGCTGATCATCCGGACCACGTCGGGTAGCGACTTCAAGTCGATCACCGACGTACCGACCGGGACCAAGCTCTCGATCACCGGCAAGATCAGCAACGGCAAGGCCCAGATCGTCTACGGCAACTCCGTCCGCTGGGTGACCGCCCAGTACCTCTCGACCACCAAGCCGCGACAGCAGGATGCGCCCGACGGGCCGACCCTGCCCAAGATCATCGGCACTCGCTACGCGACCACAGAGCTGATCATCCGCAGCAAGTCGACGGCGAACTACAAGGCGTACGGCACGGTGCCGGCGGGAACCAAACTGAGCATCACCGGCGCCTACAAGCACCAGCGGGCGCAGATTGTCTACCGCAACGCCGTCCGCTGGGTGACCGCGGAATACCTGTCGAAGTCCAAGCCGTCCAAGCCGAGCAATCCGGGTGACGGCGCACCGGTCGCCAGCAGCAACAAGGGCAAGGTCGCGCTGGCGTACGCGAAGGCCCAGTTGGGCAAGCCGTACGTCTTCGGCGGCGACGGGCCGAACAGCTTCGACTGCTCCGGTCTGGTGATGCGTGCCTGGCAGGCCGCCGGCGTGAATCTGCCCCGGACGACCTACGACCAGTTCGATGCCAGCCCGCACGTCTCGATGAGCAATGTCAAGGTCGGCGATCTGGTCTTCTTCTACGGCCCGAACCCCAGCCACGTCGGCATCTACGCCGGCAACGGCCAGGTGATCAATGCGCCGCGGCCGGGCAAGACCGTGGAGTACACGCCGATCTCCTACATGCCGGTCGCCGGCGTCACACGTCCGGGCTGA
- a CDS encoding SH3 domain-containing protein, with protein MLRRTVAGTALSAAAAAAITVGGVHLVTADAATATTGVNIRSGPGTSYGIVGGLARGQSITAVGKPHNGWVKVSFNGGTAYVSAQYLDLSGAVSSATPVTIYTQGNKIASATLNVRSSPSLTSKIIGYISDGQAVSLTGKQSKGFAEVLYGGQRAWVTAQYLISSVNGLPNSSGTRVATTDLLIRTSDDANFKIITTVPRGSTLKITGATSNGYAQVIYGNAIRWVTAKYLSSNAKAGPVAPPETSSSGSAGSQAKAPRVIGSRYATTELLVRTSSGRGDKTVATVQRGDKVKITGAVANGRAEVVYDGVSRWVTAQYLSTNRPRSGPSTGSANSTSGSSGAVSTSYHGGSTNVPNGVWDDLAMCESSGNWSIDTGNGFYGGLQFTLQTWRGFGGSGMPNNAGRDEQIRIAERVLAVQGWKAWPACSTKLGLR; from the coding sequence ATGCTGAGAAGGACCGTCGCCGGCACCGCGCTGTCAGCCGCGGCCGCGGCGGCGATCACCGTTGGCGGAGTGCACCTGGTCACCGCGGATGCCGCCACGGCCACCACCGGAGTCAACATCCGGTCGGGACCGGGGACGTCGTACGGCATTGTCGGTGGCCTGGCCCGTGGCCAATCGATCACCGCTGTCGGCAAACCTCACAACGGGTGGGTGAAGGTCAGCTTCAACGGCGGCACAGCCTATGTCTCCGCCCAATATCTCGACCTGTCCGGCGCGGTCAGTTCCGCGACCCCGGTCACCATTTACACCCAGGGGAACAAGATCGCCTCGGCCACACTCAACGTCCGCAGCAGCCCGTCACTGACGTCCAAGATCATCGGGTACATCTCCGACGGTCAGGCTGTTTCACTGACGGGCAAACAGTCCAAGGGCTTCGCTGAGGTCCTGTACGGAGGCCAACGCGCCTGGGTGACCGCCCAGTACCTGATCAGTTCCGTGAACGGCCTGCCGAACAGTTCGGGGACCCGAGTGGCGACCACGGACCTGCTGATCAGGACCAGCGACGACGCGAACTTCAAGATCATCACAACCGTTCCCAGAGGCAGCACGCTCAAGATCACCGGTGCCACCAGCAACGGCTACGCCCAGGTGATCTACGGAAACGCGATCCGGTGGGTGACGGCGAAGTACCTGTCATCGAATGCCAAAGCGGGTCCGGTGGCGCCGCCGGAAACCTCGAGCTCCGGGAGCGCCGGATCGCAGGCGAAGGCCCCTCGGGTGATCGGATCGCGGTACGCGACGACCGAACTCCTCGTCCGCACCAGTTCCGGCAGGGGAGACAAGACAGTCGCCACCGTGCAACGCGGTGACAAGGTCAAGATCACCGGAGCAGTCGCGAACGGTCGGGCCGAGGTCGTCTACGACGGTGTGTCTCGCTGGGTGACCGCGCAGTACCTCTCGACGAACCGACCGCGCTCCGGCCCGAGTACCGGTTCCGCCAACAGCACCAGTGGCAGTTCGGGAGCGGTGAGCACGAGCTACCACGGCGGCTCCACAAACGTCCCCAACGGCGTCTGGGACGATCTGGCCATGTGCGAGTCCAGTGGCAACTGGAGCATCGACACCGGCAACGGGTTCTACGGCGGCCTGCAGTTCACCTTGCAGACCTGGCGGGGCTTCGGTGGTTCGGGGATGCCGAACAACGCCGGCCGCGACGAGCAGATCAGGATCGCCGAGCGCGTGCTGGCTGTCCAGGGTTGGAAGGCCTGGCCGGCATGTAGCACCAAACTCGGCCTGCGCTGA
- a CDS encoding metallopeptidase family protein, giving the protein MTPDQFDEAVATALAEIPEEFTRLMDNVAVFVDDEPGPGSPDLLGRYEGIPLTERGDWYAGQLPDRITIYRGPTLRMCETTEDVIEEVAITVVHEIAHHFGIPDERLEQLGWG; this is encoded by the coding sequence ATGACTCCGGATCAGTTCGACGAGGCCGTAGCGACCGCGCTCGCCGAGATCCCGGAGGAGTTCACCCGGCTGATGGACAACGTTGCGGTGTTCGTCGACGATGAGCCTGGACCCGGATCGCCGGACCTGCTCGGCCGCTACGAGGGGATCCCGCTGACCGAGCGCGGTGACTGGTACGCGGGCCAGTTACCGGACCGGATCACGATCTATCGCGGCCCCACTCTGCGCATGTGCGAAACGACCGAAGACGTGATCGAGGAGGTTGCGATCACCGTCGTGCACGAGATCGCCCATCATTTCGGCATCCCGGACGAGCGACTGGAACAGCTCGGCTGGGGCTGA
- a CDS encoding GNAT family N-acetyltransferase, with translation MRTEIMTFEEMAPRTAYEVWRLRQDVFVVEQSCPYADLDGRDVEEGTRHLILWIGDDVVGTLRILDDDPHWRIGRVVLAPRARGRGLAEAMMQAALTATSDRDVVLDAQSPLAQWYRALGFAVVGDEFVEDGTPHLPMRLFR, from the coding sequence ATGCGGACCGAGATCATGACCTTCGAGGAGATGGCACCGCGGACCGCCTACGAGGTGTGGCGGCTTCGTCAGGACGTGTTCGTGGTGGAGCAGTCCTGCCCGTACGCCGATCTCGACGGACGTGATGTCGAAGAAGGCACGCGCCATCTGATCCTGTGGATCGGCGATGACGTCGTGGGAACGCTCCGGATCCTCGATGATGATCCACACTGGCGGATCGGTCGCGTCGTCCTGGCGCCGCGGGCCCGCGGAAGGGGATTGGCTGAGGCCATGATGCAGGCAGCCCTCACCGCGACGAGCGACCGCGATGTGGTGTTGGACGCGCAGTCGCCTCTGGCGCAGTGGTACAGAGCTCTCGGATTCGCGGTGGTCGGCGACGAGTTCGTCGAGGACGGTACCCCGCACCTACCGATGCGCCTTTTCAGATAG
- a CDS encoding DUF1992 domain-containing protein encodes MNDKNQWKRTESVQDRLIREAQERGEFDNLKGRGKPLRNLTGPGARDWVTQWVQREDLTGVLPPELALRKEAEQIVDTCADLRTEPEVREVVESLNRRIREMRLRPPSGHYRGPESFLRTVSADRVVNEWRERRSTL; translated from the coding sequence ATGAATGACAAGAACCAGTGGAAACGAACCGAGTCGGTCCAGGACCGGCTGATCCGCGAGGCCCAGGAACGCGGCGAGTTCGACAATCTCAAGGGCCGGGGCAAGCCACTGCGCAATCTGACCGGCCCGGGAGCGCGGGACTGGGTCACCCAGTGGGTGCAGCGCGAAGACCTCACCGGTGTGCTGCCGCCCGAACTGGCGCTGCGCAAGGAAGCCGAGCAGATCGTCGACACGTGCGCCGACCTGCGCACCGAGCCCGAGGTCCGCGAGGTCGTCGAATCGCTCAACCGGCGGATCCGGGAGATGCGACTGCGACCGCCGTCCGGGCATTACCGCGGCCCGGAATCCTTCCTGCGCACCGTGAGCGCCGATCGGGTGGTCAACGAGTGGCGGGAGCGGCGTTCGACGCTGTGA
- a CDS encoding site-specific integrase, which translates to MKPLGLGEHGDVTVSVDRGYVVATVQYRNWSGRYVRVKRNGRSKAAARRRALDAVHDQLEYGAEESLTKGTKFAVAVSAWLEMFELLVERGRRSPSTLALYRNISDRIVLPGLGSLRLGEIGTPRLDRFLQGVLRDKGVATAKACRSVLSGVCGWLVRQGAMRTNPVRDLTPIEVENRKRARALDDAEIRAWLAALDSSEFARRHDLPELVRFMLATGTRIGEAVGVTWTDLDLDLGIVQIQRTIIPVKGAGLVAHRVKSDASERGLFLPDWCVEMLKARRVRLGGFDGPVFASTTGGWRDRGNVGKAIRQVRVGTDFEWLTSHTFRKTVATLLDDEGASARRIADQLGHARVSMTQDVYLGRKPTNAANVAVLSAHNPDAPTRPAEDAGDGA; encoded by the coding sequence ATGAAGCCGCTTGGCCTGGGTGAGCACGGCGACGTGACGGTGAGTGTTGATCGAGGCTACGTGGTTGCGACGGTGCAGTATCGGAATTGGTCTGGCCGGTATGTGCGGGTGAAGCGCAATGGGCGGTCGAAGGCGGCGGCGCGGCGCCGCGCGCTTGATGCTGTTCATGATCAACTGGAGTACGGCGCGGAGGAGTCACTGACGAAGGGGACGAAGTTCGCGGTCGCCGTTTCCGCCTGGCTGGAGATGTTCGAGCTGTTGGTGGAGCGTGGCCGGCGGTCGCCTTCAACACTGGCGTTGTACCGGAATATCAGTGACCGGATCGTGTTGCCGGGCTTGGGAAGCTTGCGGCTCGGCGAGATCGGTACGCCGCGTCTTGACCGGTTCCTCCAGGGTGTGCTGCGGGACAAAGGTGTCGCGACGGCAAAGGCGTGCCGTTCGGTGCTGTCTGGTGTTTGCGGCTGGCTGGTCCGCCAGGGTGCGATGAGGACGAATCCAGTGCGCGATCTGACGCCGATCGAGGTCGAGAACCGCAAACGGGCTCGGGCCCTGGACGACGCGGAGATCCGGGCCTGGCTGGCGGCCCTGGATTCGAGCGAGTTCGCCCGGCGTCATGATCTGCCGGAGTTGGTGCGGTTCATGCTGGCGACTGGCACCCGGATCGGCGAGGCGGTCGGGGTGACGTGGACGGATCTGGACCTGGATCTTGGCATTGTGCAGATCCAGCGGACGATCATCCCGGTGAAGGGTGCTGGCCTGGTGGCGCATCGAGTGAAGTCTGACGCGTCCGAACGTGGGCTGTTTCTGCCGGACTGGTGCGTCGAGATGTTGAAGGCACGCCGCGTTCGGTTGGGTGGGTTCGATGGCCCGGTGTTCGCCAGTACGACAGGCGGCTGGCGTGATCGGGGCAATGTCGGGAAGGCGATCCGACAGGTTCGCGTCGGTACCGACTTTGAGTGGCTGACGAGTCACACCTTCCGTAAGACGGTGGCGACGTTGCTTGATGATGAGGGCGCTTCGGCTCGGCGGATTGCTGACCAGCTCGGACATGCGCGGGTGTCGATGACCCAGGACGTCTACCTGGGGCGCAAGCCGACGAATGCGGCCAACGTGGCGGTCTTGTCAGCCCACAACCCCGATGCGCCGACGCGGCCGGCAGAGGATGCGGGTGATGGCGCGTGA
- a CDS encoding helix-turn-helix domain-containing protein codes for MGEIAPPRFERLWTVQDVSEYLAVPVPTVYSWRNSGMGPPARRIGKRLRYRPEDVRDWVASLSTEIPL; via the coding sequence ATGGGCGAGATTGCGCCGCCTCGGTTTGAGCGGCTTTGGACGGTTCAGGATGTGAGTGAGTACTTGGCGGTTCCGGTTCCCACTGTGTACAGCTGGCGGAACTCGGGGATGGGGCCTCCTGCTCGGCGGATCGGCAAGCGGCTGCGGTATCGGCCGGAGGATGTTCGGGATTGGGTGGCGTCGCTGTCGACGGAGATTCCGCTATGA